Proteins from a single region of Bacteroidota bacterium:
- a CDS encoding response regulator: MKKEFANWKILMIDDEPELLDLMKDVLEEERYQVFCASNGSDGILLNEQKNPDLILLDLRMPEMDGIETLRNIRKNDDKVRVVILTGYGCPDTIRDAADLNVSEYLSKPFENEDLVSVISKALEL, translated from the coding sequence ATGAAAAAAGAATTTGCGAATTGGAAAATACTCATGATTGATGATGAACCGGAACTGTTGGATCTGATGAAAGACGTGCTGGAAGAAGAAAGATATCAGGTCTTCTGTGCTTCCAACGGTTCCGACGGCATTCTGCTTAATGAGCAGAAGAATCCGGATTTAATACTACTTGACCTGCGCATGCCTGAAATGGATGGCATTGAGACTTTGCGGAATATCCGTAAAAACGATGACAAAGTCCGTGTGGTCATCCTGACAGGATATGGATGTCCTGATACCATCAGGGACGCGGCCGACCTTAATGTCAGCGAATACTTAAGCAAGCCTTTTGAAAATGAAGATTTGGTAAGCGTAATCAGCAAGGCGCTTGAACTTTAA